One Parasphingorhabdus cellanae genomic region harbors:
- a CDS encoding iron-containing alcohol dehydrogenase: MIIGAKVIPMSSYSFQTVPVLHFGEGCLSLLANQIAALGANRPLIVTDKGIIGAGLITPVEKALSDAGLTAQIFDAVIADPPEAIVEQAIDMAKTAEADIVIGLGGGSSLDTAKVVAALAVEGAQSLSEIYGVAQLARKGLPTILIPTTSGTGSEVTAISILTTGETTKAGIVSPHLFADAAILDPSLTLDLPADVTAATGIDAMVHAIEAFTGRHAKNPVSDMLAIEALKLLTAHIESACSDGSNMVAREAMLRGSMLAGQAFANSPVGAIHALAYPLGGIYHIPHGLSNALVMPHIMQFNLEAAAPLYAELADALDVPKAGPNSAEARAQELIDYLEGLAVKVNAPRRLREVGITQDAVDELAEAAMLQTRLLVNNPKELDLADAKRIYADAW, encoded by the coding sequence ATGATCATCGGTGCAAAAGTCATCCCGATGAGCAGCTATAGTTTTCAAACCGTGCCGGTCCTGCATTTTGGCGAGGGCTGTCTTTCGCTTTTGGCCAATCAGATTGCGGCACTTGGGGCTAACCGCCCGCTGATCGTGACTGACAAAGGCATTATTGGTGCCGGCCTGATCACGCCGGTGGAAAAGGCACTGAGTGACGCTGGATTGACCGCGCAAATATTTGACGCTGTGATTGCTGATCCGCCGGAAGCCATAGTCGAGCAAGCCATTGATATGGCGAAGACCGCAGAGGCCGACATTGTCATCGGTCTGGGCGGCGGCAGTTCGCTGGATACGGCTAAGGTGGTTGCTGCGCTGGCCGTTGAGGGCGCGCAAAGTCTTTCCGAAATCTATGGTGTTGCCCAATTGGCGCGCAAGGGGCTCCCCACCATATTGATCCCAACAACATCGGGCACCGGTTCTGAAGTGACTGCTATCTCTATCCTGACCACTGGCGAAACGACCAAGGCGGGTATCGTCTCACCGCATCTGTTTGCCGATGCTGCAATCCTGGACCCTTCGCTGACACTTGACCTTCCTGCTGACGTCACCGCAGCGACCGGCATTGATGCCATGGTCCATGCGATTGAAGCCTTTACGGGCCGGCACGCAAAAAACCCGGTCTCCGATATGCTGGCGATTGAGGCGCTTAAGCTTCTTACCGCCCACATAGAATCCGCCTGTTCGGACGGGTCTAATATGGTTGCCCGTGAAGCGATGCTGCGCGGGTCCATGCTGGCGGGACAGGCTTTTGCAAACTCGCCGGTCGGCGCGATCCATGCGCTCGCTTATCCGCTCGGCGGGATTTATCATATCCCGCACGGGCTCTCCAACGCGCTCGTCATGCCGCATATCATGCAGTTCAATCTGGAGGCTGCGGCCCCGCTCTACGCGGAATTGGCCGATGCGCTGGACGTGCCGAAAGCGGGTCCGAACAGTGCGGAAGCCCGGGCGCAGGAATTGATCGATTATCTCGAAGGCTTGGCCGTAAAGGTGAACGCGCCCCGTCGCTTGCGTGAAGTCGGCATCACTCAAGACGCGGTGGACGAGCTGGCAGAGGCCGCCATGTTGCAGACAAGGCTACTCGTCAACAATCCCAAAGAATTGGATCTCGCCGATGCCAAGCGGATCTACGCCGATGCCTGGTAA
- a CDS encoding TonB-dependent receptor, which translates to MKSLNRVLMAALCTSAMTAPAYAQDQGAEETVDDNVIIVTATRRAEDVQDIPIAVTAVSPVQLEQQGVVNVQNIGSVSPSFSTSNAQIASGSVVLRIRGVGTTSNNIGFESAVGIFVDGVYQSRPGVALSEFVDVERVEVLRGPQGTLFGRNTSAGALNITNKRPDVSEFGGFVNASYGNYDLVSVQGAVNVPVVEDTLAVRLTGAYRQRDGYIDVVDGAGNDIGDTNDIDQYLIRGQIGYEGDSGLTVRLIGDYSKSTSSCCGAVELLASPLAIGGMAAPNVATTPFDQTAAEQALDDRVATMSFLPQADVDQWGVSAEVEFPLGDNADVIYIGSYRDFESVESYDSDFSGLSVFDIDRLNTEITTMTHELRFQGELFDGRLSWLVGAYYSDEEIRQQTDFSLGAEYDALVGAIFGGAAGPAPLTLFSGVSPATVTATNAYAQDSESFSFFTHNTLEITDSLDLTVGLRYSDESKTGSFSQPASNNGVCPAIVSNLGGVTPPGAAPIPPSSPATDGLRNGLFGLGCFAFVAPADLPGSATAPGNGLPLPRTYSDEFNDSELIYTVKASYQFADPINIYASFTHGYKSGGFNLDSTAAVNGADPSFLSEEVDAYEIGLKGKFLDNAVTLNVAAFYQEFSNFQVLEFTGAQFQTFNVPKAETQGVEIEAVIRPDDNFTVNAGVTYTDANYPNDCAGTQTSNNVLSLCGNSLTNAPQIVAITGATYERDLGDSLDFFLNGQVRFESDRRTSTQAFDPSDLTTRTPVPFDVQDGNVKINLRAGIGSQDDSWGIEAWVQNLTNETTRGVTFNTVLRGGSRSAFPQEPRTFGVTLRGAF; encoded by the coding sequence ATGAAAAGTTTGAATCGCGTCCTCATGGCAGCATTGTGCACAAGCGCTATGACAGCGCCAGCTTACGCACAAGATCAAGGCGCTGAAGAAACAGTTGATGATAATGTCATCATCGTGACCGCGACCCGCCGTGCAGAAGATGTGCAGGACATTCCTATTGCTGTGACCGCGGTTAGCCCCGTCCAGCTGGAACAGCAGGGCGTTGTCAACGTTCAAAATATCGGCAGCGTATCTCCAAGCTTCTCAACCTCCAATGCGCAGATCGCATCTGGTTCGGTGGTTTTGCGCATCAGAGGCGTTGGTACCACCTCCAACAATATTGGCTTTGAATCCGCCGTCGGTATTTTTGTCGATGGTGTATATCAGTCGCGCCCCGGTGTCGCACTTTCCGAATTTGTCGACGTGGAACGGGTGGAAGTTCTGCGCGGACCGCAAGGCACGTTGTTCGGACGTAATACTTCGGCTGGTGCACTGAATATCACCAACAAACGCCCCGATGTTTCGGAATTTGGCGGTTTTGTGAACGCTAGCTACGGCAATTATGATCTGGTCAGTGTGCAAGGCGCTGTTAACGTACCGGTTGTTGAAGACACATTGGCCGTTCGTTTGACTGGCGCTTATCGTCAGCGCGATGGCTATATCGATGTGGTCGATGGCGCGGGCAATGACATTGGCGATACCAATGATATCGATCAATATCTGATCCGCGGCCAAATCGGCTATGAAGGCGATAGCGGTCTGACCGTTCGTTTGATCGGTGACTATTCCAAGAGTACATCCAGCTGCTGTGGTGCGGTAGAGCTTTTGGCATCGCCGCTGGCCATTGGCGGCATGGCTGCTCCTAATGTTGCGACGACACCATTTGATCAGACAGCTGCTGAACAGGCGTTGGATGACCGGGTTGCAACGATGAGCTTTCTGCCGCAAGCGGACGTTGATCAATGGGGCGTGAGTGCAGAAGTCGAATTCCCACTCGGCGACAATGCAGATGTGATCTATATTGGTTCCTATCGTGATTTTGAATCGGTTGAATCCTATGACTCCGACTTTTCCGGTTTGAGTGTATTCGACATTGACCGGCTGAACACCGAAATCACCACAATGACCCACGAGCTGCGCTTTCAGGGTGAATTGTTTGATGGCCGGTTAAGCTGGTTGGTTGGTGCTTATTATTCTGACGAAGAAATTCGCCAGCAGACCGATTTCTCGCTGGGCGCAGAATATGACGCGCTTGTTGGCGCGATCTTCGGCGGTGCGGCAGGACCAGCACCGTTGACGCTATTCTCTGGGGTTAGCCCAGCGACGGTGACAGCGACCAATGCTTATGCGCAGGATAGTGAGAGCTTCTCTTTCTTTACGCATAACACGCTTGAAATTACCGACAGTTTGGATCTCACCGTCGGCCTGCGTTATTCGGATGAAAGCAAGACCGGCAGTTTCAGCCAGCCTGCTTCCAATAATGGCGTTTGCCCGGCAATCGTCAGCAACCTTGGCGGCGTAACACCTCCAGGTGCGGCACCAATTCCGCCATCCTCTCCAGCAACGGACGGATTGCGTAACGGTTTGTTCGGCCTGGGTTGTTTTGCCTTTGTTGCTCCTGCCGATTTGCCAGGATCTGCAACGGCACCCGGCAACGGGCTTCCCTTGCCACGGACCTATTCGGATGAGTTTAACGACAGCGAGTTGATCTACACGGTCAAGGCTTCTTACCAATTTGCTGATCCGATCAACATTTATGCCAGCTTCACCCATGGTTATAAATCGGGTGGTTTCAACCTGGACTCAACGGCAGCGGTTAACGGAGCCGATCCGAGCTTCCTTTCCGAAGAAGTCGATGCCTATGAAATCGGGCTGAAAGGCAAATTCCTTGATAATGCTGTGACGTTAAACGTCGCGGCTTTCTATCAGGAATTCTCGAACTTCCAGGTTCTGGAATTCACCGGTGCTCAGTTCCAGACGTTCAACGTGCCAAAAGCGGAAACGCAAGGCGTTGAAATCGAAGCGGTTATCCGGCCTGACGATAATTTCACCGTCAACGCTGGTGTCACTTATACCGACGCCAACTATCCTAATGACTGTGCGGGAACGCAAACGTCAAACAATGTGCTTTCGCTATGCGGAAACTCATTGACCAACGCGCCTCAGATTGTTGCCATCACCGGCGCAACCTATGAGCGTGATCTTGGCGACAGTCTCGATTTCTTCCTGAACGGCCAGGTCCGTTTTGAAAGCGATCGCCGGACATCGACGCAAGCGTTTGATCCATCCGATCTGACAACGCGGACTCCGGTTCCATTTGATGTTCAGGACGGTAACGTCAAAATCAACTTGCGCGCCGGTATCGGTAGCCAGGATGATAGCTGGGGCATCGAAGCCTGGGTACAGAACCTGACCAACGAAACCACACGCGGTGTTACGTTCAACACCGTGCTGCGCGGCGGTTCACGCTCTGCATTCCCGCAAGAGCCACGGACATTTGGTGTGACCCTTCGCGGCGCATTCTAA
- a CDS encoding TonB-dependent receptor translates to MKSMNRVLMAALCSTAPIASITPAYAQDQQDQSAEETVDDNIIIVTATRRAQDVQDIPVAVTAVSPVQLERQGVVNVQDITQVSPSFSTSNAQAASGTVVLQIRGIGTTSNNIGFESAVGIFVDGVYQSRPGIALSEFVDVERVEVLRGPQGTLFGRNTSAGALTITNVRPDVSEFGGFVNATYGNHDLINVQGAINVPIVQDTLALRLTGAYRERDGFIDVVDETGKIGESNEQDQYLIRGQLGYEGDSGLTVRVIGDFQKSTANCCSAVELLASPLETSGLFEAVGLGPRGGQFQPNTGQEAADDRIASANFAPRGNLEQWGVTGEIEFPISDNADIIYIGSYREFDSRESYDSDFTALDIFDVDLARANINTMTHELRVQGEAFDGKLNWLVGGYYSDEDIEQDVSFSLGDDYDALVGALFQGALGANPLEQLSGGIDPTVVTATNSYAQSSKSWSLFTHNTLEIVDGLELTVGLRYSDESKDGSFEQTAINNPLCTNIRAAFQANPTAVPRDAVALGCFAFLAPAVGSDTTDTEIPFAFLPRPFAGEFNDSELIYTGKIAYEFAAPINIYASFTHGYKSGGFNLDSTAAAGGGDPRFDSEEVDAYEVGLKAKFLDNRVTLNVAGFHEEFTNFQILEFTGTQFQTFNVPKAKTTGVEIETVIRPDDNFTMNAGLTYTDARYPNDCAGDLTDLQVQNLCGASLTNAPDIVAIAGATYERDIGSNLDFFLNGQIRMESDRRTSTQPSNPGNLDDQTPLAFDIQDGNTKINLRAGIGSQDDLWGIEAWVNNLTNEVTRGVTFNTVLRSGSRSAYIQEPRTFGVTLRGKF, encoded by the coding sequence ATGAAGAGTATGAATCGCGTCCTCATGGCTGCCCTTTGCAGCACGGCCCCCATCGCATCAATCACCCCCGCCTATGCACAAGATCAACAAGATCAAAGCGCGGAAGAAACGGTGGATGATAATATCATCATCGTGACCGCTACCCGTCGCGCCCAGGATGTGCAGGATATTCCCGTGGCAGTGACGGCGGTCAGCCCGGTGCAACTGGAACGGCAGGGCGTGGTCAATGTTCAGGATATCACGCAGGTCTCACCCAGCTTCTCAACCTCCAATGCGCAAGCCGCCTCAGGCACGGTGGTGCTGCAAATCAGAGGCATTGGCACAACCTCCAATAATATCGGTTTTGAAAGCGCCGTCGGGATATTTGTTGACGGTGTTTATCAGTCCCGTCCCGGCATTGCCCTTTCCGAATTTGTTGACGTGGAACGGGTCGAAGTTCTGCGCGGACCCCAGGGCACGCTATTTGGACGCAATACCTCAGCCGGGGCGTTGACGATCACCAACGTGCGGCCGGATGTCAGTGAATTTGGCGGTTTTGTTAATGCGACCTATGGCAATCATGATCTGATAAATGTGCAAGGCGCCATCAATGTTCCGATCGTGCAGGACACACTGGCGCTGCGTTTGACGGGTGCCTATCGGGAGCGCGACGGCTTTATCGATGTGGTCGATGAAACCGGCAAAATCGGGGAGTCCAACGAACAAGACCAGTATCTTATTCGTGGCCAGCTTGGCTATGAAGGCGATAGCGGCCTGACGGTCCGTGTAATCGGGGATTTTCAGAAAAGCACAGCCAATTGCTGTTCTGCGGTAGAATTGCTGGCATCGCCTCTGGAAACATCAGGCTTGTTTGAGGCGGTGGGTCTTGGCCCGCGCGGCGGACAGTTTCAACCCAATACCGGGCAAGAGGCAGCGGATGACCGGATTGCTTCCGCCAATTTCGCGCCGCGCGGCAATCTGGAACAATGGGGTGTGACCGGAGAGATTGAGTTCCCGATTAGCGACAATGCCGACATTATCTATATTGGCTCCTATCGCGAATTTGACAGCCGGGAATCTTACGACTCTGATTTTACGGCCCTGGATATATTCGATGTTGATCTGGCGCGGGCCAACATCAACACCATGACCCACGAACTCAGGGTGCAGGGCGAGGCCTTTGACGGCAAGCTGAACTGGCTGGTTGGCGGTTATTATTCGGATGAAGATATCGAGCAGGATGTCAGCTTTTCTTTGGGCGATGATTATGACGCATTGGTCGGCGCGCTTTTTCAGGGCGCCTTGGGTGCCAATCCGCTTGAACAATTATCCGGCGGGATCGATCCCACGGTCGTGACAGCGACCAACAGCTATGCCCAGAGCAGCAAAAGCTGGTCCTTGTTTACGCATAATACATTGGAAATTGTCGACGGTTTGGAACTGACGGTGGGCCTGCGCTATTCTGACGAGAGCAAGGATGGCAGTTTTGAGCAAACAGCCATTAATAACCCGCTTTGCACCAATATTCGGGCGGCTTTTCAAGCTAATCCTACTGCCGTTCCTCGAGACGCGGTAGCATTGGGGTGTTTTGCCTTTCTTGCTCCGGCAGTAGGGTCCGATACGACCGATACGGAAATTCCCTTTGCATTTTTGCCGCGACCCTTTGCCGGTGAGTTTAATGACAGCGAACTCATCTATACCGGTAAAATTGCTTATGAATTTGCAGCGCCGATCAATATCTATGCCAGCTTTACGCATGGTTATAAGTCCGGCGGGTTCAACCTCGATTCAACTGCTGCGGCGGGCGGCGGCGATCCGCGCTTTGATTCCGAAGAAGTCGATGCCTATGAAGTCGGTTTGAAGGCCAAGTTTCTCGACAACCGAGTGACTTTGAATGTTGCCGGCTTCCATGAAGAATTTACGAATTTTCAAATTCTCGAATTTACCGGCACTCAGTTCCAGACATTCAATGTACCGAAAGCGAAAACCACGGGCGTTGAAATTGAAACGGTCATTCGTCCTGATGATAATTTCACGATGAATGCTGGCCTTACCTATACGGACGCGAGATATCCCAATGACTGTGCCGGTGATTTGACCGATCTTCAGGTTCAGAATCTATGCGGTGCTTCTCTCACCAATGCTCCGGACATTGTCGCCATCGCAGGAGCCACTTATGAACGGGATATTGGAAGCAATCTCGACTTTTTCCTCAACGGTCAAATTCGCATGGAAAGCGATCGGCGGACATCTACCCAGCCGTCTAATCCTGGGAATCTAGACGACCAGACGCCACTCGCTTTCGATATTCAGGATGGCAATACCAAGATTAACCTGCGCGCCGGTATCGGCAGCCAGGATGATCTGTGGGGGATCGAAGCGTGGGTCAACAATCTGACCAATGAAGTGACACGCGGTGTGACCTTCAACACCGTCCTGCGCTCGGGATCGCGCTCGGCCTATATTCAGGAACCACGCACATTTGGTGTCACGTTGCGCGGAAAATTCTAA
- a CDS encoding DUF3604 domain-containing protein produces MTRNLLSLTAIGALMVGCSTNSDASDSDSIAQGDVALAPGETAEQPNPDRNVYFGDLHIHTRNSFDAYIFNVRTTPEDAYKFGMGEGITHPSGYDLKLEGPALDFMAVTDHAAYLGHLPAMDNEGTEISKLEMAKDMFSADPDKIIAAFQLIGGAVRDGRKMDGVYDPKIVGDVWKATVDAADKYYQPGKFTTFSAYEYTATRVTQGEGGGFAGGNLHRNVVFRGSAPDMPFGTLDSTNPEDLWNWMDEQRAAGNDGLSIPHNSNVSDGEMFKLETYNGQPLTKAYADQRMRNEPIVEITQVKGTSETHPSLSPNDEWADFGIYEYLLSSQIKSKTSSGDYVRQAYANGLMLEDKIGGNPFQFGLIGSTDTHVAGGSFDEKNFWSKVGVVDGTPEARGSVPPGGKKSWEGVTVDPRAANWFSRWGASGYAAVWAEENTREAIFDAMRRKETYATTGTRIKLRFFGGFGFDAAMLDDPDMVSKAYKNGVTMGGDLVGQGQAPGFIVWAMRDAMSAPLQRLQIVKVWTDGGKTNEKVFDVACSDGGTVDPATARCPDNGATVNLMDCSISTDKGAPELKTFWRDPDHKAGQRASYYVRVLENPVCRWSTWDAIRAGVPPNPALQKTIQERAWSSPIWYVPTKA; encoded by the coding sequence ATGACACGCAATCTTTTGAGCTTAACCGCGATTGGCGCGCTGATGGTTGGCTGTTCCACCAATAGTGATGCCAGTGATAGTGATTCTATCGCGCAAGGCGATGTGGCTTTGGCACCGGGCGAAACGGCCGAGCAACCCAATCCCGACCGCAATGTCTATTTCGGCGACTTGCATATCCATACGCGCAACAGCTTTGACGCCTATATTTTCAATGTCCGCACGACACCGGAAGACGCGTATAAATTCGGCATGGGCGAAGGCATTACGCATCCGTCCGGCTATGACCTGAAACTTGAAGGCCCGGCGCTGGATTTCATGGCGGTGACCGATCACGCGGCCTATCTGGGCCACCTGCCCGCGATGGATAACGAAGGCACTGAAATTTCCAAGCTTGAGATGGCGAAGGATATGTTCAGCGCCGACCCGGACAAGATCATCGCCGCGTTTCAATTGATCGGCGGCGCCGTGCGCGATGGCCGCAAGATGGACGGTGTCTATGATCCGAAAATTGTCGGCGACGTTTGGAAAGCCACTGTCGACGCAGCAGACAAATATTATCAGCCGGGCAAGTTCACGACCTTTTCCGCCTATGAATATACGGCCACCAGAGTGACACAGGGTGAAGGCGGTGGTTTTGCAGGCGGCAATCTCCACCGCAATGTCGTGTTCCGCGGATCGGCCCCCGACATGCCTTTCGGAACGCTGGATTCGACCAATCCCGAAGATTTGTGGAACTGGATGGACGAGCAGCGCGCCGCCGGGAATGACGGGCTTTCGATCCCGCATAACAGCAATGTGTCTGACGGCGAGATGTTCAAGCTGGAAACCTATAATGGCCAGCCGCTGACCAAAGCCTATGCTGATCAGCGCATGCGCAACGAGCCGATTGTCGAGATCACCCAGGTTAAAGGCACATCGGAAACCCATCCGTCGCTTTCCCCCAATGATGAATGGGCCGATTTCGGTATCTACGAATATCTGCTGTCCTCACAGATCAAGTCCAAGACAAGCAGCGGCGATTACGTCCGGCAGGCTTATGCCAATGGCCTGATGCTGGAGGACAAAATTGGCGGCAATCCTTTCCAATTCGGCCTGATCGGGTCCACTGATACCCATGTTGCTGGCGGTTCGTTTGACGAGAAAAATTTCTGGTCAAAAGTTGGCGTCGTTGACGGCACGCCGGAAGCACGCGGCTCGGTTCCCCCGGGGGGCAAGAAAAGCTGGGAGGGCGTGACGGTTGATCCCCGCGCCGCGAACTGGTTCTCCCGCTGGGGCGCGTCTGGCTATGCGGCGGTCTGGGCGGAAGAAAATACCCGCGAGGCTATATTTGACGCCATGCGCCGCAAGGAAACTTATGCCACCACCGGCACACGCATCAAATTGCGCTTCTTCGGCGGTTTTGGTTTTGATGCCGCGATGCTGGATGATCCCGACATGGTGTCCAAAGCCTATAAAAATGGCGTGACCATGGGCGGAGACCTGGTTGGTCAGGGACAGGCCCCCGGCTTTATCGTCTGGGCCATGCGTGATGCGATGAGCGCGCCGTTGCAAAGATTACAGATTGTCAAAGTCTGGACGGACGGCGGTAAGACCAATGAGAAAGTGTTCGATGTGGCCTGTTCCGACGGCGGCACGGTTGATCCGGCCACGGCCCGCTGTCCCGATAACGGCGCAACGGTCAATCTGATGGATTGCTCCATCTCCACCGACAAAGGCGCACCGGAATTGAAGACCTTCTGGCGTGACCCGGACCATAAGGCGGGGCAACGCGCTTCCTATTATGTCCGCGTGCTCGAAAATCCGGTTTGCCGCTGGTCGACATGGGATGCCATACGCGCAGGCGTACCGCCTAACCCGGCGTTGCAGAAAACCATTCAGGAACGCGCCTGGTCATCACCCATCTGGTATGTGCCGACCAAGGCCTGA
- a CDS encoding peptidylprolyl isomerase, which yields MSILKKALRDPITHFVLIGLALVAINHVWSSYQGEQGRTITVSAAEIDRLSVLWANTAGRLPTGEDKQQIIDQYVQQEVLVREAERLGLGDDDTIIKRRLAQKMDFLVSGESTADTPSDAELESWFDQNRDQFAAPERRTFVHIYLSPEKHGDAINGVAVSTLKRAQSGTAWRSLGDPFIQKRSYAAIPQSEVTRLFGPDFASAIFKLKTGQWSQPIGSAFGLHLVRIETIDGAAEASFEPIKAEVAAAWKEDQSSKAKQAALQDLMRGYDVVIEDSER from the coding sequence ATGAGCATATTGAAAAAAGCCCTCCGAGATCCGATCACGCATTTTGTTCTGATCGGGCTAGCGCTGGTCGCGATAAATCATGTCTGGAGCAGCTATCAGGGCGAGCAGGGCCGGACGATCACGGTTAGCGCTGCCGAGATAGACCGGCTGAGCGTGCTATGGGCCAATACGGCTGGCCGCTTGCCGACCGGTGAGGACAAGCAGCAGATTATCGACCAATATGTGCAACAGGAAGTGCTGGTGCGCGAAGCCGAGCGGCTTGGTCTCGGCGATGACGACACCATTATCAAGCGCCGACTGGCCCAGAAGATGGATTTTCTGGTCAGCGGCGAAAGCACGGCCGACACTCCTTCTGATGCCGAGTTAGAGTCATGGTTTGACCAGAACCGCGATCAATTTGCCGCACCAGAACGGCGCACATTTGTGCATATATATCTCAGCCCGGAGAAACATGGCGATGCGATTAATGGCGTAGCGGTCAGCACCCTGAAGCGCGCGCAATCGGGAACGGCATGGAGAAGCCTCGGCGATCCTTTCATCCAGAAACGCAGCTATGCCGCGATACCGCAAAGCGAAGTCACCCGATTGTTCGGACCGGATTTCGCCAGCGCAATCTTTAAGCTGAAAACCGGACAATGGAGCCAGCCCATTGGTTCGGCTTTCGGGCTGCATCTGGTGCGGATCGAAACCATCGATGGCGCTGCCGAAGCCAGTTTTGAACCGATCAAGGCAGAGGTCGCCGCCGCGTGGAAAGAAGACCAGAGCAGCAAGGCCAAGCAGGCGGCGCTGCAAGATCTGATGCGCGGTTATGATGTGGTGATTGAGGACTCCGAACGGTGA
- a CDS encoding HupE/UreJ family protein produces MIQTGPASKTSTALILSLSKDLVSAVCKSIDRLRQAQPERFFFCIVFLCTFLLASPASAHEIRPAALELTAQSDGIVTVVWKQPILSGRKLKMRPVLPEQCPQPETTRQVISGDAIVESWQVSCQLNSGRVAIEGLDRTLTDVFVRLRTADGAETTHILRPASASFALGDPGGSPASAYLQIGAEHMLFGWDHLLFVLGLVLLTPTRQLLWVISAFTLGHSVTLAITALGLFTLPSEPVELLIALSIFFLAVEVVRKWNGKTSLTIRRPWLIALGFGLLHGLGFAGALADIGLPKGQEIWALLLFNLGVEIGQILFVALILAMLWLIGRSPVDQRKWAEIPAAYLVGGLGAFYTLSRIL; encoded by the coding sequence GTGATCCAGACCGGCCCTGCTTCAAAAACAAGCACCGCGCTCATCCTGAGCCTGTCGAAGGATCTGGTGAGCGCTGTCTGCAAATCTATAGACCGGCTTCGACAAGCTCAGCCTGAGCGCTTTTTCTTTTGCATCGTCTTCCTTTGCACCTTTCTCCTCGCCTCCCCTGCCAGCGCTCATGAAATTCGGCCAGCCGCTCTCGAACTGACCGCACAATCGGATGGCATTGTCACGGTGGTCTGGAAACAGCCGATCCTGTCTGGCCGCAAGCTCAAGATGCGCCCCGTTCTACCCGAGCAATGCCCACAACCAGAAACCACCCGGCAAGTCATTTCCGGCGACGCGATTGTCGAGAGCTGGCAGGTTTCATGTCAGCTCAACTCGGGCCGCGTTGCGATCGAAGGCCTAGACCGCACCCTCACCGATGTGTTTGTCCGCCTGCGCACCGCCGACGGCGCTGAAACCACTCATATCCTGCGCCCGGCCAGCGCGTCTTTTGCCTTGGGCGACCCCGGCGGATCCCCGGCCAGCGCTTATCTGCAAATCGGCGCGGAGCATATGCTTTTCGGCTGGGATCACCTTCTGTTCGTGCTTGGCTTGGTGCTGTTGACGCCGACACGCCAATTGCTCTGGGTAATCTCGGCCTTCACACTGGGCCATAGTGTCACGCTGGCGATCACCGCGCTCGGCCTGTTCACCTTGCCGAGCGAGCCGGTGGAATTGCTGATCGCGCTCTCGATATTTTTCCTCGCTGTTGAAGTGGTGCGGAAATGGAATGGCAAGACCAGCCTGACCATCCGAAGGCCCTGGCTGATCGCGCTCGGCTTTGGGTTGCTTCACGGTCTCGGCTTTGCTGGCGCGCTGGCTGATATCGGTCTGCCTAAAGGACAAGAAATATGGGCGCTGCTCTTGTTCAATCTCGGTGTCGAGATCGGTCAGATCCTTTTCGTAGCGCTCATATTGGCGATGCTCTGGCTGATCGGCAGATCCCCAGTTGATCAGCGTAAGTGGGCAGAGATACCAGCTGCCTATCTGGTCGGCGGGCTTGGCGCCTTCTATACGCTTAGCCGAATCTTGTGA